A single Arcanobacterium canis DNA region contains:
- a CDS encoding TetR/AcrR family transcriptional regulator, giving the protein MSPKIAAATVKEHHDNMFEKLVDAAEEVLRNHGVEHLTAGAVAQRAGIARNSIYRYVESVDDLREHVIVRYIPRWKKAVCEALADVEDPRDQLLTFLAVALDLAQETGHRWLMGVMEYKSAKMSRQKAAGKASSKREAGRQHRAAHSKAPLGEHDYGLELIRDFHAMLANSVAEPVGRIDGVDPAIVVPLLTALLRAGMGELDEGSELAGVKAAVLAGAKAIVQPA; this is encoded by the coding sequence GTGTCGCCAAAAATTGCCGCCGCGACGGTGAAAGAGCACCACGACAACATGTTCGAAAAACTGGTGGACGCAGCCGAAGAAGTACTGCGCAACCACGGCGTCGAACACCTCACTGCCGGCGCAGTTGCACAGCGTGCTGGAATCGCACGCAACTCGATTTACCGTTATGTCGAATCTGTGGATGACCTGCGTGAACACGTGATTGTGCGCTATATTCCGCGTTGGAAAAAAGCTGTGTGTGAGGCGTTGGCAGACGTTGAGGATCCACGCGATCAGCTACTGACGTTTTTGGCAGTTGCCCTCGATCTTGCTCAGGAAACCGGCCACCGCTGGCTGATGGGTGTGATGGAGTATAAAAGTGCGAAGATGTCACGGCAGAAGGCGGCGGGAAAAGCATCGTCGAAGCGAGAGGCTGGGCGGCAACACCGCGCCGCTCACTCCAAAGCTCCGCTGGGAGAACATGATTATGGGCTAGAACTCATTCGGGACTTCCATGCGATGCTAGCCAATTCGGTGGCTGAACCTGTTGGAAGAATCGACGGGGTTGATCCTGCCATCGTGGTTCCGTTACTGACTGCGCTTTTGCGTGCTGGGATGGGAGAACTGGACGAAGGCAGCGAGCTCGCTGGTGTCAAGGCCGCCGTGCTGGCAGGCGCAAAGGCGATTGTCCAGCCTGCGTGA